In Micromonas commoda chromosome 16, complete sequence, the genomic window GCAGCGGGTTGAACGATCCGGGTAGAACGACACAGCTGTCCGgccggggcgcgacgccgacagCTGTGCAGACGAGCGAaccacagctggcgacgggggagaactccacgacgtcgccgtcgccgcggatgaggtACTCGAGCGGGTCCCCCAgaggcgtgcgcgtgcgtTCGAAGACATCCCCGGGCGGAACCACTCGCCCCGCCATGATTGCGGACGGTTGATTTTGTTGATGATGCGACCCGTCGTGAGatctcgcgtcggcgtctccgtccgcctccgcctccgcggccgcgtccgccagggCCTGCACCACGAGGGCTGACGCGagcccgtcctcctcccaccGATCGCGCCTGCCCTTCTCCATCGTCAGGACGTACtcggcgaacccgcgcgcgccgaaggTGGCGACGTGGCAtcggtgctcgccgcgcttggGCGGGTGCGACGTCAGCGCGCAGGTGCACCCCAGCCCCACCAGgtggcggtcgccgccgcacagccgggcgccgcggcggtacgcggcgaccgccATGTCCCtggcggtcgacgcgctgacgaactgcgcgggcgggccggaggccagcgcgtccgccatgGACTCGCGCGCGTACGGGACTCTGGCGTCGATGAGCGTGCGAGACGCGCCGGGGACCGCCGCGATCCAGCCCACGctctgcgcgccgccgccggtgacgtgcAGGACCGCGCGCAGGGGGCTGGCGTGGAcggcctcgaccgcggcCCTCAGCGCCGGCTCCATGACGGGCGTCGACTCTCTGTGCCGCGCCCCCTCCGCATTTTCATCCTCACTTTGTTAGAGCCCGGGCAGCGCCTCTATCGCAGCAGTGTCCAGCCCTAGATCGCGCGCACACAAGACCCGCGCAGCCGCTCGGGCGTCCGCGCATTCGACCGAGGCTCACCCGCTCGCTCCAGCGCCGGCGACAACAcacgcgtcctcgacgcgagcAGATGTCCGCTCAGTCCGCAAGTGCGTCCGCGGACTCTACCCGCCCGATctggcgcgcgccccggggcaccctccctcgtcgcgaaAATTCCCTCGTCGTTCCCGCGCCAGATCCTCCGATCCGACCGGAGAAGGAAGGCATCGCGCTgacccctcgtcgtccccgcgccgaacaCCCCACATTCAGGCAAGAAGCTCATCGTCATCGACCCCGAGAAGGTCGCCAACAACGCCAAGGTAAACGGCGTCGTCTTCCAGTtcctcgccatcgtcgcgggcatCGTCTGCGGCTGCCTCGGGCTCACCGATCTCAAAggcttcgccgcgttcgtcgcggccaACGTTGCCATCGgaggcgcggtcgtcgccaagTGCGGGTTCAAGCCCTCGAAGTACTTCGTCGGCATCGACAAGGTGATCGTCGACGGAGCGTCCCTCGGCTTCGGAACCTTCGTGCTCTTCTGGACCCTCTTCTACAACATCTGCCACCTCTTTTGAGCGTCTGTCTTTCCAGCGCCGTCGGGTTTCCAGCGCCGTCGGGTCGCGTCTCGAACGAACCaacgacacagctgtgcaccgcggcggccgtgaTCCAACCTAATAAGACTCGTTAGTTAGCCAGCTTCTGATGTACGGCCACGGCAagttcggcggcgtcaagctcggcgccaaggagagggaggaggaACCCGGTAGATTTCGCCGGCCGAGAAAGATCTCCTACCTCCTTCGACACCCCGACTTTGATGAGCGACACGTGGGGGGCGTGAACGCGTGCGCGCTGGCGcccgcgtgcggcggcggcggcggaacgaACGGCACGCAGCTGTACACCGCGGGCAGGGACGGCACGGTCCGCGCGTggagcctcgacgcgctcgcgcgggacTCTTCGAATTCCAAGCGCAAGGGCGGaccgtcgggctcgggctcgggctcgggctcgaacGCGACCGAATGCGTCGAGGCGTGGGAGGGTCACTCGTCCTGGGTCAACGACGTGGCGCACCTCCGCACGGGCGACGGCAACTTTTtgctctccgcgtcgtccgacaGCAGCGTGAAGGTGTGGTCCATCGACTCTCCATCCGCGAATGACAGTCACAGGTGCGTGGCGTCCCTCACGCGGCATCGCGATTACGTCAtgaagctcgcgacgggagacgccggctgcgcccggttcgcctcggcgggtcTGGGCGAGTGCGACAACCTCTTCCTGTGGGACG contains:
- a CDS encoding predicted protein, whose product is MEPALRAAVEAVHASPLRAVLHVTGGGAQSVGWIAAVPGASRTLIDARVPYARESMADALASGPPAQFVSASTARDMAVAAYRRGARLCGGDRHLVGLGCTCALTSHPPKRGEHRCHVATFGARGFAEYVLTMEKGRRDRWEEDGLASALVVQALADAAAEAEADGDADARSHDGSHHQQNQPCGSLVCTAVGVAPRPDSCVVLPGSFNPLHDGHRSMLERAIAMRPRGSVPVYELAVTNADKGTLPTAEVRRRVEQFAGEGSSSHARLWLTRAPLYSQKAALMPGATFVLGHDTAVRLLNPRYYGGEGEMRAALRTMRATGCTFIVAGRVEQDAGNAGDGASGRFLTLRDVDVPSEFVGMFEDLGDWRMDVSSTALRAAKDAG
- a CDS encoding predicted protein; the encoded protein is MSAQSASKKLIVIDPEKVANNAKVNGVVFQFLAIVAGIVCGCLGLTDLKGFAAFVAANVAIGGAVVAKCGFKPSKYFVGIDKVIVDGASLGFGTFVLFWTLFYNICHLF